CACGCTCCCAGTAGCGCAGGGACTCGTCGAGGCTCATCTGGCCGAGTTCGAGGATCTTCACGACCTCGACGAGTTCGTCGCGGGCCTGCTCGTAGCTGAGATCGTCGAGGGGGCGGAAGGTCTGCTGCTGTGTCGGTTCAGTCATCGGTGTCTCCGGAGGTGGTGGGGTCGGTCGGTTCAGATGCAGGTTCAGGTGAAGATTCGGATGCAGTTTCGGGTTCGGTGGCCGGTGCCGTCGGCGTGACGCCCAGTGCCGCCGCGGTGATGCTGCCGTCGAGGACGCGGATGCGCAGCTGGGAGCCCGGGTGGACGGCGTCGACGGTCGTCACGACCTCGGCCGGGCTGTGGTCCTGCGGGACGACCTGCACGACCGCATAGCCGCGGCGCAACGTCTGGGAGGGCCCCAGGGCACTGACCCGGGCGCTCAGTGACTCGATCTGCTGGCGGGCGGAGCGTACGAGCACGCCCAGTGCGCGGTCATTACGGGTGCGTGCCTCAGTGATGATGTCCTGCTGCCGGCTGATCGGCAGCATCGGATCGGCGAGGACCGGACGGGAACGGACGTTGGCCAGCCCGCGACGTTCATTGGCGACCCAGGACCGCAGGGCGGCCGCCGCCCGCGACCGCAGTTCGTCGATGAGGGCGCGTTCGGTGGCGACATCCGGGACGACCCGCTTCGCGGCGTCCGTGGGGGTCGCGGCCCGCAGGTCGGCGACGTTGTCGAGGACGGGCGTGTCCGGTTCGTGCCCGATGGCGCTGACGACCGGTGTCGTCATCGTGCTGACGTGCCGGACGAGTGTCTCCTCGGAAAACGGCAGCAGGTCCTCCACCGAGCCGCCGCCGCGCGCGACGATGATGACGTCGACCCGCGGGTCTGCCTCCAGCTGGTCGAGGGCGGCGATGACCTGCGGGACGGCCTGGGCACCCTGGACGGCGGTGTTGACGACCTCGAACTCGACCGCGGGCCACCGGTCCCGGGCGACCGAGAGGACGTCGCGTTCGGCGGCGGACCCCCGACCGGTGATCAGCCCGATGCGGTGGGGCAGGAACGGCAGCGGTCGCTTCAGCCTGACGTCGAACAGACCCTCGGCGGCCATGGCCCGTTTGAGCTGTTCGATCCGGGCGAGCAGTTCGCCGACCCCCATGTGCTGGATCCGGGAGACCCACAGGGAGAACTTCCCGCGACCCATGTAGTACGCGGGTTTGCCGAAGACGATGACCCGGTCACCGTTCTTCAGCGGGGTGGGCATCGACTGGAGGGTCCGGGTGGCGCAGGTCAGCTCGATGGACTGCTCGACCGAGACATCACGCAGCGTGATGTAGGACAGCTTCCACGACGGCTTCATGTTGACCTGGGTGACCTGGCCTTCGACCCAGAGGTGGCCCAGCCGCTCGATCCAGCCCTTGACCTTCTCGTTGACCACGTGGACCGGCCACGGGCTCTCCGCCGACGTGGGTCCCCCCGTCTCTCCGGCCTGGTGCGGTACGGATTGTGACATGACTGAGAGTGTAGTGGTTCGTTAGTATGGGCGGTATGACTGAGCCTGTGGCAGCCGGAGCTGCGACGCCCGCACCGGCGACACCCGGGACGGGGCGGAAGGTGTACCTGGCCGCACCGCGGGGGTACTGCGCCGGGGTCGACCGCGCCGTCGACACCGTCAGCAGGGCCCTCGACCTGCACGGCGCCCCGCTGTACGTGCGTAAGGAGATCGTCCACAACCGGTATGTCGTGGAGACCTTCGAGAAGCGCGGCGTGATCTTCGTCGACGAGACCGACGACGTCCCGGAGGGCGCGAACGTCGTCTTCTCCGCCCACGGGGTCTCACCCGCGGTCCGGGAGCGGGCGAGGAGCCTGGACCTGCGCACCTTCGACGCGACCTGCCCGCTGGTCACCAAGGTCCACAACGAGGTCCGCCGGTTCGTGAAGCAGGGCTACCAGATCGTGCTCATCGGTCACCACGGCCACGAGGAGGTCGAGGGCACAGCCGGCGAGGCACCGGACGCCGTCCACCTGGTCGACGGTGCCGCCGACGTCGATGCCCTGTCGTTCGACCGGGACACGAAACTCGTGTGGCTGTCACAGACCACATTGAGCGTCGACGAGACGGTGCAGACCGTCCGGCTGCTGCAGGAACGGTTCCCGTGGATCGAGACCCCGCCGAGCGACGACATCTGCTACGCCACCCAGAACCGTCAGATCGCCGTCAAGGCGATCGCCCCGCAGGTGGACCTCATGATCGTCGTCGGCAGTGCGAACTCGTCGAACTCGAAGCGGCTCGTCGAGGTCGCGCTGCAGCACGGGGCGGGGGACGCCCACCTCGTGGACTTCGCCGCACAACTTGACCTCGCCTGGTTCGACGGGGTGCAGGCAGTGGGGGTGACGTCCGGAGCCTCGGTACCGGAGATCCTCGTCGAGGGTGTCCTGGACACCCTGGCGGACCTGGGATTCTCGGACACCGACGAGATCACCACGGCCACCGAGACGACGACATTCGCGTTGCCCCGGGAGCTGCGTCCGCACCGCCCGGCGGCGGATCAGTCGTCGAGGTCGAGGGGACGGTCGGCCGCCCGGTAACGGCGGGGACGGCGCTCCGGCGCCGGCTGGTCGCTGTGCCGGTTCCGGCGGCGCTCACTGGCGGCCCGCAGCTCGGCGGCGGACCGGGTACGGCTCTCCCCGGCAGTCGGGGGTGTGGCGGGGGAGGGGGTGCTCTCCTCCTCGTCGAGCGAGTGGCGGGACCGCACGGACGGGCGCTCGGGTGCCGCGGCCGGACCGGCTGCGGGGCTGGCGGGGGTCGCCGCCGTGGTCGGACTCTTGGTCGGACTCGTGGTCTTACTCCTGGCAGGGGCCGTGGCCGACGGTCGGGGACCGGCGGGCCGTTCGACGGTGCGGGCGCGGGTGGCGACGCGACGGTTGTCGGAATCCGCCTCCTGCAGTCGACGGCGGCGGGCGCGGGCGGCACGGCGGGTACGTTCGCGCGCCGCGGCGTCCAGCCGGTAGCGGAGCAGGGCGACGACGAGGCACACCACGAACGTGGCCAGGAGCCACATATAGTGCTGGACCGCCGGGTAGGCGGCGGTGATGACCTGTGTCTTCCTGCTGCCGGAGGAGTCGGCGCCGATCATGCCGACCGCGCCTATCCCGCAGAACCAGTACACCGGGATCAGCGAGACGGTGAGGAACATGCCGCGCAGTTCGACCAGTGCGGTGCAGACCAGGCAGGCGACAGCGAACAGGACCGCGTACGGGGTTCCCGCATCGCCGAGGACCAGTCCGGTGAAGAACACGGCCAGCATGATGAGCACGGGCGCCCACGTGGGGATGAAACCCCGCCGGTTCTGGGGAACGGGCTCGGGGGAGCTGGTGTCAGTGGTCACGGCTGGCGATGTTACCGGATCTGCCTCAGTGGTCCGAGGAGCGACCGGCCGCGCCGGTCCCACTGTCTCGTGTGTCACTCTCTGAGTCGGCTGTGCCGGCTGTGCCGGCTGTGCCGGCTGTGCTGTCGGTACCGTCGCCGGGCAGGAGCGGGGCGAGCAGACGGGAGAAACCCCGGTCGCCGTCGCGGGACTCCCGCCAGCGGCGCCAGCGCTGTGCCGCGCGCTCGCTGGACGCCCCGGACATGGCCCCGGATTCCGTGGCGAAGTCGATCTCCGCCGCCGTCTTCTCCCCGGTCGACAGGTCGGTGAGGTCGCCGATGTACCGCAGGACCTCGGTGATCATCGCCGCGACCGGCACCGCGAGGAACGCGCCGATGATGCCCCACAGGCCACCACCGACGGTCACCGAGAGCAGGACGACGACCGGGTGCAGCTTCATGGCGCGGGACTGCAGCAGCGGCGAGAGGATGTTGCCCTCGAGCTGCTGCACCGCCAGGACGATCGCGAGGACGATGAGCGCGGTGGTGAAACCGTTGGCCACCAGGGCGACGAGGACCGCGAGTGCACCGGCGGTGAAGGCACCGACGATGGGGATGAACCCGCCGAAGAACGTGATGATCGCCAACGGGCCGGCCAGCGGGACACCGAGGATCACCAGGCCGAGGCCGATGAAGAAGGCGTCGATGAAACTGACGATGGCCTGGGTGCGGATGAACCCGCCGAGGGTGTTCCAGCAGCGCGTGGCGGCCTCGGTGATGTGCCAGCCGACGCGGCGTCCGGTCACGCGCCGGACCATCGGCAGGAACTTCTCGCCGTCCTTGAGGAAGAAGAACGTGAGGACCAGCACGACGAACAGGGTGACGACGGCGGAGGTGACCGCGGAGACCCCGGAGATGGCGGTCTCGGTGATCTTGTCGGTCTGGTTCTGGACCCAGTTGGTCGCCTGGTCGATGGCGTTGTCGATCTGGTCGCTCTGCAGGTTCAGCGGCGGACCGGCGAACCAGTCCTGGATCTGCTGGACGCCCTGGGAGCCCTTGTCCACCAGATCCTCGGCCTGGTCGACGACGCTCGGTGCGATGGCGGCGATGATGCCGACGAAGGCGGCGAAGAACACCAGGATGGAGCAGAGGACGGCGATCGCGTTGGGGATGTGCCACCGGCGGAGCAGCCGGACCAGGGGCCACAGCACCGTGCAGACGATGATCGACAGGATGATCGGCAGGATGCCGGACCAGATCTTCGCCGAACCGATCCACAGGACGGTGGCGGCGGCGGCGATGACGAGGAAGCGCAGGCACCAGCCGGAGAACCAGCGCAGTGAGGTGCCGATGACCTCGGAGCGGTCCCTGATCTCCTCGGCATGGTCGGGGATGCCGTTGTCGTCGGCGTCGCCGCCGGTGACCTCGGAGACATCGGGGAGGAGGCGGGGATCGGCGTCCCCGGGGCCCTCCGGATCGGTGTCCAGCAGGGAGGACTGCTCGCCGGGCAGGGGCATGGTGGCTTCGGGGTCGAGGCGTCCGGTGCCCAGGAGGAAGTCGGCGAAGTCGCGTCCGCCGTTGCCGTCCCGCGGGTCGGTCGGGTCCGTGCCGTCGCCGGCATCGTCACGGCCGTCGTCACCGGGGTCGTTCGCTGCGGTGTTTCGGGGGTCATCGGTCACGTGCCCATTGTGCACGACGGCGCGCCTCCGGGGGAGCCGACGCTCCCGGCGGACCGGTCAGGGACCGGTCAGTGGCCGGTCAGCGGCCGCGGACGATGAGGTCGGCGTCGGTCGTCCCGGGCAGGGTACCGAGGTCGCCTTCCTCCTCGTCGACCTTGCCGCGCAGCGACAGTGCGGCGAGCACGAGGCCGCCCCAGATGACGACGATGAACAGGATGAGCATGACGACAGCTCCACCGGTCATGACAGATCACCTTCCTTGCTTGTTGCGGTGCCGGCAGCCCCGGCAGCTCCGGCCTTGCCGGCCTGGACGAGGAACCGGTTGGGTGCCTTGGCGTCCCGCGTACCGACGGGGACACCGAAATCGGAACCGGGGACGCCGTCGAGGACGGTGACCAGGTTCTTGTGCTTCATGAAGGCCAGTGCGACGGCCGCCAGTGCGATGATGATGAGCACCATCCAGCCCCAGGTGAAGACCTGGCCGGCGGTGTACTCCTCGTAGCCGTCGGAGATCAGGTTGAAGACCTCCTTGACCAGCGTGTAGATCAGCACGATCGGGGTGATCACGAAGGCGCAGAGCTTCCAGATCGGGCCCACCTTGAACGAGGAGACCGCGTTGAGGTGGCGCTGCATCTCCGCGGACCGGCGCAGGACGTAGGCGATGGTGACGGTGGCGACGATGGCGCAGAACACGATGCCGAGGTTGTTGGTGAACTTGTCCACG
This is a stretch of genomic DNA from Corynebacterium nuruki S6-4. It encodes these proteins:
- a CDS encoding exodeoxyribonuclease VII small subunit, with protein sequence MTEPTQQQTFRPLDDLSYEQARDELVEVVKILELGQMSLDESLRYWERGEELAAYCGRYLDGASKKVEEALARRDGEGQGREQGPEQGQA
- the xseA gene encoding exodeoxyribonuclease VII large subunit, translating into MSQSVPHQAGETGGPTSAESPWPVHVVNEKVKGWIERLGHLWVEGQVTQVNMKPSWKLSYITLRDVSVEQSIELTCATRTLQSMPTPLKNGDRVIVFGKPAYYMGRGKFSLWVSRIQHMGVGELLARIEQLKRAMAAEGLFDVRLKRPLPFLPHRIGLITGRGSAAERDVLSVARDRWPAVEFEVVNTAVQGAQAVPQVIAALDQLEADPRVDVIIVARGGGSVEDLLPFSEETLVRHVSTMTTPVVSAIGHEPDTPVLDNVADLRAATPTDAAKRVVPDVATERALIDELRSRAAAALRSWVANERRGLANVRSRPVLADPMLPISRQQDIITEARTRNDRALGVLVRSARQQIESLSARVSALGPSQTLRRGYAVVQVVPQDHSPAEVVTTVDAVHPGSQLRIRVLDGSITAAALGVTPTAPATEPETASESSPEPASEPTDPTTSGDTDD
- a CDS encoding 4-hydroxy-3-methylbut-2-enyl diphosphate reductase, translating into MGGMTEPVAAGAATPAPATPGTGRKVYLAAPRGYCAGVDRAVDTVSRALDLHGAPLYVRKEIVHNRYVVETFEKRGVIFVDETDDVPEGANVVFSAHGVSPAVRERARSLDLRTFDATCPLVTKVHNEVRRFVKQGYQIVLIGHHGHEEVEGTAGEAPDAVHLVDGAADVDALSFDRDTKLVWLSQTTLSVDETVQTVRLLQERFPWIETPPSDDICYATQNRQIAVKAIAPQVDLMIVVGSANSSNSKRLVEVALQHGAGDAHLVDFAAQLDLAWFDGVQAVGVTSGASVPEILVEGVLDTLADLGFSDTDEITTATETTTFALPRELRPHRPAADQSSRSRGRSAAR
- a CDS encoding DUF6542 domain-containing protein, giving the protein MTTDTSSPEPVPQNRRGFIPTWAPVLIMLAVFFTGLVLGDAGTPYAVLFAVACLVCTALVELRGMFLTVSLIPVYWFCGIGAVGMIGADSSGSRKTQVITAAYPAVQHYMWLLATFVVCLVVALLRYRLDAAARERTRRAARARRRRLQEADSDNRRVATRARTVERPAGPRPSATAPARSKTTSPTKSPTTAATPASPAAGPAAAPERPSVRSRHSLDEEESTPSPATPPTAGESRTRSAAELRAASERRRNRHSDQPAPERRPRRYRAADRPLDLDD
- a CDS encoding AI-2E family transporter — encoded protein: MTDDPRNTAANDPGDDGRDDAGDGTDPTDPRDGNGGRDFADFLLGTGRLDPEATMPLPGEQSSLLDTDPEGPGDADPRLLPDVSEVTGGDADDNGIPDHAEEIRDRSEVIGTSLRWFSGWCLRFLVIAAAATVLWIGSAKIWSGILPIILSIIVCTVLWPLVRLLRRWHIPNAIAVLCSILVFFAAFVGIIAAIAPSVVDQAEDLVDKGSQGVQQIQDWFAGPPLNLQSDQIDNAIDQATNWVQNQTDKITETAISGVSAVTSAVVTLFVVLVLTFFFLKDGEKFLPMVRRVTGRRVGWHITEAATRCWNTLGGFIRTQAIVSFIDAFFIGLGLVILGVPLAGPLAIITFFGGFIPIVGAFTAGALAVLVALVANGFTTALIVLAIVLAVQQLEGNILSPLLQSRAMKLHPVVVLLSVTVGGGLWGIIGAFLAVPVAAMITEVLRYIGDLTDLSTGEKTAAEIDFATESGAMSGASSERAAQRWRRWRESRDGDRGFSRLLAPLLPGDGTDSTAGTAGTAGTADSESDTRDSGTGAAGRSSDH
- the metS gene encoding methionine/alanine import NSS transporter subunit MetS, encoding MTGGAVVMLILFIVVIWGGLVLAALSLRGKVDEEEGDLGTLPGTTDADLIVRGR